Genomic window (Equus asinus isolate D_3611 breed Donkey chromosome 8, EquAss-T2T_v2, whole genome shotgun sequence):
TAGGACAATTTCTTGCATTATATTTTATAAGTAGATACTATTTACAAATAAGAAACCTATTAATTTTTAGACTGTACCAAGGTACCTCAGTGGATTCTCCTCAAGCTACCATTATCTTCCCCTCACAACAGAGCACCTTGATTGTCTCTATCACTGTCCTCCTGCCTCATTCACATTTCTGCAGCCAACTGCTGTCCCCACTACCCAACTCCTTCaccttcctcccctgccccacacacacacacacactctctcacatTCTGCTCTGGAAATATTACCAGCAACACCCATGACTACCATCACCACTAAATCCAGTTTACACTTTTATAATCTAATATTACTTGACCTTCCTGGAGCATCTCACATGGCAAGCAATTttgaggtttctttttctttaactctgAAACACaagtctctcctcttctctcatcTCTATTGAGCTCCATCTCAAtgtccagctcctcctccactgCCTTCCTTTGTCAGTTCCCTGAGCATGGCCCTCAGTCCTCTTCTCACGGCACACACTCTCCTTGAGCTAATTTGGCCATGCCTGTTGGAGGAGATGGAGAGGATGTGACTGCCAGTTGACgtgggcaatcagaggctccttaccctcccctgtccttggaatgtcgCTCTGCCTActgttcccacagtgggagccgTTCCAAGGACACAGCCTCCATAGAGTAAGGTATTGTTGAGACCACCTGGATGGTAGGcatgactgaacccagttaaAATCTGtacataaacttttaagatttggcaaggatgtggggagaTCTGCTTGTCTTTCggctgcccaagacaagcctcggAAGTTTCCTTGTTTATTAAAACTTCCACCTGTCAacctggagtggtctgcctctttcttcagtctctccttgccctcctgtGACGGGACCAGTTTGCGAACCAATGATACCTAATCAGTGTAATCTGTCCAGACTTCTCTCTTGAGACACATGCCTACTCACCCAACCACCGGCACCTGGAGGGTCCAATCCACATAAAGCTGAAATCTCCACCCACACCCAGTAACGACTTAGATGGTCTCTCCCGACTCAGGGAATGGACCACTCCCAACCTGGCCCAGAGCAGAACTCTGGCAGTCACTCTGGCTCTTCCAGCGTCCTCACTACCCACACCCAACTAGTTACTAAATCCAGTTGCTTCTGCCTCTTTATCACCTCTCTTTTCTCAAAACCACTAGTTTACTTAAACCTTTGTCTTCTCTTGTCTGCTGCTGACTGTTCCAACCAAAAATCCTTTGGGAAAACACTTCAATAAGTCTGTCTCCTCTACAGGATAAAaatccacatttttttctttttctttctttggtgaggaagatcggccctgagccaacacctgtgccaatcttcctctattttttgtatgtgggatgctgccacatcatggcttaatgagcactgtgtaggtccatgtccaggatccaaacccgtgaaccccgggtcaccaaagcagagcacataaacttaaccattatgccattgGCCAGCCCCTAAAACTCCAAGTTTTTAATGTGATCCTCAAAGCTCTCTATGATCTATCTGGTCTCTACCTATGGCTCTGGCCTCACTTCTTAATATACACTCTTCATCACCACACCTACAAACCTCCAAACTCTACATTTCAGCAATCGTAAAGTGTTCACAGTTCACCAACACACTGGGTCATTTCAAGCCTCTTAAATGTGCACAGGATTCCTCTCCCTAGGCTGACTTTCAGTCCCTCGTTCACCTCACTCACTTTCAAACCTCAGTTTAAGAATCTCTGATTAATCTCTGAAGCATTTCTTGCAGTGTCCCTACTTCCAAAACGGACCCTCTACTGTGTGTCCCCCATGCACTTCCACTGCCTGCTCTCAGAGAACCTAACTTGTCACTGTCCCTATACGTCTTCTTGTCCAGCATCCCCATCAGACCACTGCTCTTCCAAAGCAGGAACCATGAACAACTTATGTTTGCACTCTTAGCATCTGCCCCAGAGTCCAGCAAAcaaaagacaataaacaaaactGTTGAATAACTGAATAAACAAGTGCATAATTTCCCAAATGAGGCCCCAAGATCTCAGACACAGAAGACAAAGAGTAAACATGAGTTGAAAAAAGTGAAACATGGATGATTACCCCTTGCTTTAACTCAAGAATTCGGGGTACAAGACTGACAGAAAAGGCACTGAGAGAAAGAGTAAATTAAAAGTCTGATGACAAGAAGCATTTAAGGACGGCCTAATATTCCCTAAAAGAGGCCCAGGGGCTTCGACGAGCGGTGGGAAGAGGGAGTTCACGACAAGCTCCGCCCTGGAAGAGAGGGAAAGTGCACGCGCCGATGTTCGAGGACAGCTTTTCAGAGACAACGGCGAAACCCCTACTCACCCAGACGGCAGCCGTCCGGACCCTGGCGGCCGTCCCCACGGTCGGTTGTGTGCGCCCCGCGGGCGGTGGCAGGACCGGAGGGCTGCGGGAGAAGAGAGAACGCGAGGGAAACGGTCTCCCCGCCGCCTCACCCCCACGCAGGGACCCGTCCGACCCCGCAGGGGGAGGGTCCAAGGACCGGCGCCCGCCCTCCCCCAGCGGAGACGCCGAACCTCCGCAGCCCCGGCGGACCCCAGCTCCCAACACACGCGGTCCGGTGAGGACGCTGCTCGGGGCGGGTAGGAGGGAGTGAGGCCGGACTAGTCTGTACCGTCCCGCTTTCTTCAAACTGGACGGATTCGGCGCGTCCGGCTGCTCCAGCCCATGAATGGGCGGCGCGGGGACTCGGGGGAGACTGGCTGCCTCCATCTCCCGGATCTGCAGCCACATCGCCTCCGTCCTCGCTCCTGACTTTGCGGCGCCAGCACCGCGTGCTTCGGCCACAGCTCTCGAGGCAGACGAGGTCAGCGCACTGCAGCTCGGGTCACCGCGGGGCCTGATAGACGCCGACCGCGGAACAAGGCTCGCCCAGCCGGAGCCGAGCCGATGGCGGCCATTAGGGGCGCACAGGAAATGCGTCTGTGCCACCCGAAGGCAGAATGAACTACAACTCCCAGAAGGCTCTGCGGGAGTTCCTCCCGCGCTGGGCGGGCTGCAGCCGAGGGCCGCTGGGAGGGGTTGTGCTGCGTCTGGGATGCTCAAGCTCTCCAGCCCTTGGGCGCGCACGCTGCCGGCTTTAAATGATCTGGGAATTAAAATAATTGACAGCAATAGCACAAAGGCTGGAGTGGTATAAATTGAGTTAAAAGTATTCTAAGGTCCTTGCTTTTCTGAAATGGTGAAAGTCCTAATTTACACTTCAGTAACTCAAAGATTCACGAtaacatgttaacataaataacatttttgaaactgag
Coding sequences:
- the ZNF268 gene encoding zinc finger protein 268 isoform X7, with the translated sequence MWLQIREMEAASLPRVPAPPIHGLEQPDAPNPSSLKKAGRPPVLPPPAGRTQPTVGTAARVRTAAVWGISTPNLISSSSWNEEKSCG